In Sphingobacterium sp. PCS056, the following proteins share a genomic window:
- a CDS encoding RagB/SusD family nutrient uptake outer membrane protein — protein sequence MKKIYIILILISNLGFLSCSKWLDIQPESDVDKNILFSTEDGFKEALIGVYTRSAKSDLYGKELTIGTAEVLVQNYSIASNDPLRYLQTKNFRYNDANFIARKDNVWKGLYNGIANANLILGEIDKKQNLFIGHNYPLIKGEALALRAYLHFDALRLFATAPIVRDQADAIPYVTTYSNKSTKLSSVSQALDSVIRDLEQAKELLKIDPIRQKSYVIGYPTNTDTLQNSELQDPNLFLQNRRHRLNYFAVCGLLARVNLYKGDQIKALAYAKEIIAAKKFPWTNRTDFLAVDADKKDRILYKELLFAWYIPAMSNTFNNEWFTDGNSGMYLDQEEAKIIYDVGGAGGSDMRYTQWFGSTGMGTGFISSLLKYRRNVFSESFSANLHYLVAPAIRLSEMYYIAAECTFDTDPAQALTYLDEVRLNRGIGQKLEMMNQTAFRQVLIKEYRKEMYAEGQTFFVYKRLNQPIIGQQGAIIPVSQQVFAWPLPDDEIIYGQR from the coding sequence ATGAAAAAGATTTATATCATATTAATATTGATTTCCAATCTCGGGTTCCTCTCTTGTTCGAAATGGCTCGATATACAACCCGAAAGTGATGTGGATAAAAACATCCTGTTCTCTACAGAGGATGGATTTAAAGAAGCGCTTATAGGTGTGTACACCAGATCTGCGAAAAGTGATCTCTATGGTAAAGAGCTGACCATTGGTACCGCTGAGGTATTGGTTCAGAACTACAGTATTGCGAGCAATGATCCGTTACGATATCTCCAAACTAAAAACTTCAGATACAACGATGCGAATTTTATCGCTCGCAAGGATAATGTGTGGAAAGGCCTATATAATGGAATTGCTAATGCAAATTTGATCCTAGGCGAAATCGATAAAAAGCAAAATCTGTTTATCGGTCATAACTATCCATTGATCAAAGGAGAGGCATTGGCCTTGAGAGCTTATCTGCATTTTGATGCGCTTAGATTATTTGCTACTGCACCAATTGTCCGTGACCAAGCGGATGCTATACCTTACGTCACAACTTACTCCAACAAATCAACAAAATTGTCTTCTGTATCTCAAGCTCTGGACTCGGTCATTCGAGATTTGGAACAAGCGAAAGAATTGCTGAAAATAGACCCTATACGTCAAAAATCATATGTCATTGGCTATCCGACAAATACAGATACCCTACAAAATTCGGAACTCCAAGATCCAAACCTTTTCTTACAAAATAGGAGGCATAGACTGAATTATTTTGCTGTATGTGGGTTGCTGGCTCGCGTTAATTTGTACAAAGGTGACCAAATAAAGGCATTAGCATATGCCAAGGAAATTATAGCAGCCAAAAAATTCCCTTGGACAAATCGGACAGATTTCTTGGCCGTGGATGCGGATAAAAAGGATCGTATCCTCTACAAAGAGTTACTTTTTGCTTGGTATATTCCTGCGATGAGCAACACCTTTAATAATGAATGGTTTACTGATGGGAACTCGGGTATGTACTTGGATCAAGAGGAAGCTAAGATCATCTATGATGTAGGTGGGGCGGGAGGTAGTGATATGCGGTACACCCAATGGTTTGGAAGCACAGGCATGGGTACCGGTTTTATATCTTCTTTGCTTAAATATAGAAGAAATGTGTTCAGTGAGAGCTTTTCTGCCAACTTGCATTACTTGGTTGCTCCAGCCATTAGATTAAGTGAAATGTATTATATCGCTGCTGAATGCACATTTGATACAGACCCTGCTCAAGCGCTCACCTATTTAGATGAGGTCAGGCTGAACCGTGGCATAGGACAAAAGCTGGAAATGATGAATCAGACCGCTTTTCGGCAGGTGCTGATCAAGGAATATCGTAAGGAAATGTATGCGGAAGGGCAGACCTTTTTTGTATATAAACGGCTAAATCAACCGATAATTGGTCAACAAGGTGCTATAATACCTGTCAGCCAGCAGGTGTTTGCATGGCCGCTTCCTGACGATGAAATAATTTATGGACAACGATAA
- a CDS encoding SusC/RagA family TonB-linked outer membrane protein, which translates to MKRNSYSVNVTKPLSLFFVVLLFFICQKLNAQTITYSGRDVALTEVLQAIKKQTNYEYMGAKKLLDKAKPITVKVEKVTLKFFLDQILKDQDMSYTIDSKTIFLEQRSPNTNQKTAPTVKKPSQREIKVSVVGKDQNPLNGVTVLQDGRPIAISDQDGRFFLATAKGTLTMTMVGYRTYVLKLLDDKFDYSIRMEEEANALDQVVVTGYQVIKKDSYTGTAVTKSGEELRQVNPQNVLQAMQVFDPSFKLLDNNLAGSNPNALPNINVRGSSSLPTGNNEVLRRDHITTSINMPAFIMDGFEVSVQKVLDLDMTRIESVTILKDAAATAIYGSRAANGVMVITTKSPKDGKLQMTYTHESNVNVPDLTGYKVLNAPDKLAYEKLAGLYDSDVQRQSQDVLDELYYSKLANVLGGVDTYWLSQPVRTAVGQKHGLYIQGGAETFRYGMDLRYQTRPGVMKGSGRNQYSGGLNFSYNLRNKVRFQNELSVTIVNGTESPYGNFSDYVLMNPYYRMKDDNGNILQEIDVWTRVANSGSSQREHVLNPLYNATLSSFNKLGYTELLDNLSADLDLGNGLRLRGQVSLLKRLNNNDNFRSPLANDFFYYPTSQTDLKGSYTSYTNNELYWDANVRANWMRTIEKHNFNLVAGTNIRTESYDERSFTAIGFPNDRFTSVGFAKGYAENASPASSLSASRLFGAFLSSNYSFDNRFLFDATLRIDGSSKFGANKRSAPFWSTGIGWNIHQESWFDNESISQLRVRATIGLTGSVQFDPYMSRTTYNYDKSNWYSSGLGSTVRNYGNENLTWQKTQSTDIGIDLGLWNDRLTLSPRYYHKITRDILADINLAPSTGFISYKENLGDMENKGFELNANWIPIRNSNWTLSLLANLVRNENKIIRISNALKSYNERVDEAQQGSDLMAVPLLRYKEGQSLDAIYAVPSLGIDPENGKEVFLKKDGTLSYDWDAKDIDVVAVATPKMEGFFGGTLRYKQLMMVAYFQTRLGGKTYNQTLVDRVENADPRYNVDSRVLEEKWKNPGDVSFYKSIQDLGQTRVSSRFIMPDRLLALQSLNISYDAGKVFTQKLALSSLRMGLVANDIFRWSSVKQERGINYPFARSISFTLQAGL; encoded by the coding sequence ATGAAAAGAAATTCTTACTCTGTAAATGTGACAAAGCCATTGTCACTGTTTTTTGTTGTGCTTCTATTTTTCATATGTCAAAAGCTGAATGCGCAAACCATTACCTATTCGGGTCGCGATGTGGCACTTACAGAAGTATTGCAGGCGATCAAGAAACAGACTAATTATGAGTACATGGGCGCTAAAAAATTACTTGATAAGGCAAAGCCGATAACCGTGAAAGTCGAAAAGGTGACCCTTAAGTTTTTTCTTGATCAGATTTTAAAGGATCAGGATATGAGCTATACGATTGATTCAAAAACAATATTTTTGGAACAACGATCGCCTAATACCAATCAAAAAACTGCTCCGACGGTTAAAAAACCTTCACAGCGAGAGATCAAAGTTAGCGTAGTGGGCAAAGATCAAAATCCCTTAAACGGGGTCACCGTGCTTCAGGACGGCAGACCGATCGCGATTTCAGATCAAGATGGACGATTTTTCTTGGCTACAGCAAAAGGTACACTGACCATGACTATGGTGGGATATCGAACTTACGTCCTTAAATTATTGGATGATAAATTTGATTATTCCATCCGAATGGAGGAAGAGGCTAATGCGCTTGATCAGGTCGTTGTAACGGGCTACCAAGTCATCAAGAAAGATTCTTATACGGGTACAGCTGTTACCAAAAGCGGAGAAGAGCTGCGCCAGGTGAATCCACAAAATGTGCTCCAAGCGATGCAAGTATTTGATCCATCATTCAAATTGCTCGATAATAATCTCGCGGGTTCTAATCCCAATGCACTTCCCAATATCAATGTCAGAGGATCTTCTTCTTTGCCTACTGGCAATAATGAAGTACTGAGACGTGATCATATTACCACCTCGATCAATATGCCTGCCTTTATTATGGATGGCTTTGAAGTTAGTGTTCAAAAAGTTTTGGACTTGGATATGACGCGTATTGAGAGTGTCACCATTTTAAAAGATGCCGCTGCAACAGCTATTTATGGATCACGGGCTGCCAATGGGGTCATGGTCATCACGACAAAATCGCCTAAAGATGGGAAGCTGCAGATGACTTATACACACGAAAGCAATGTCAATGTTCCTGATCTGACTGGATATAAAGTTTTGAATGCGCCAGATAAATTAGCTTACGAAAAATTGGCCGGGCTCTATGACAGCGATGTACAGCGACAGTCTCAAGATGTACTTGACGAATTATATTACAGCAAATTGGCCAATGTGTTGGGCGGAGTAGACACGTACTGGCTCTCTCAGCCTGTGCGAACTGCTGTTGGGCAAAAGCATGGTCTGTACATCCAGGGAGGTGCAGAAACATTCAGATATGGAATGGACCTGCGATACCAGACGCGACCTGGAGTCATGAAAGGGTCTGGTAGAAACCAATATTCAGGAGGTCTGAATTTCAGCTACAATCTTCGTAATAAAGTTCGCTTTCAAAATGAATTATCAGTGACCATTGTAAATGGTACGGAATCGCCATATGGTAATTTCTCAGACTATGTGCTGATGAATCCATATTATCGGATGAAAGACGATAATGGTAATATTCTTCAGGAAATTGATGTTTGGACCAGGGTCGCCAACTCTGGATCAAGCCAAAGGGAGCATGTATTGAACCCACTTTATAATGCTACTTTAAGTAGCTTCAATAAATTAGGCTATACCGAACTATTAGATAACCTATCTGCAGACTTAGATCTAGGCAATGGTTTGCGATTACGTGGACAAGTAAGCTTACTGAAGAGACTAAACAATAATGACAACTTCCGTTCGCCTTTGGCCAATGACTTTTTTTATTACCCGACAAGTCAAACAGATTTGAAAGGGAGTTATACCAGTTATACGAATAATGAACTATACTGGGATGCCAATGTACGGGCAAATTGGATGCGGACAATCGAAAAGCATAATTTCAATCTTGTCGCGGGAACAAATATCAGAACGGAAAGTTATGATGAGCGTTCTTTTACAGCGATCGGTTTTCCTAATGATCGTTTTACAAGTGTCGGTTTTGCCAAGGGGTATGCCGAGAATGCAAGTCCGGCAAGTAGTTTAAGCGCTTCCAGATTATTTGGTGCATTCTTAAGTTCAAATTATTCATTTGACAATAGATTTCTTTTTGATGCCACATTGCGGATCGATGGTTCATCTAAATTTGGCGCTAATAAGCGCTCGGCTCCATTTTGGTCAACAGGTATTGGTTGGAATATACACCAAGAATCGTGGTTCGATAATGAGTCTATTAGCCAGTTACGTGTGCGGGCAACGATCGGATTGACAGGTTCTGTACAGTTTGATCCGTACATGTCAAGGACAACTTATAATTATGATAAAAGTAACTGGTATTCGTCGGGTCTAGGAAGTACAGTTAGGAATTATGGTAATGAGAATTTGACCTGGCAGAAGACCCAAAGTACAGATATAGGCATCGATCTAGGCTTGTGGAACGATCGATTGACATTGTCGCCAAGATATTATCATAAGATAACACGTGATATTTTGGCCGACATCAATTTGGCTCCGTCTACCGGATTTATTTCTTATAAAGAAAATCTAGGAGATATGGAAAACAAAGGATTTGAGCTGAATGCAAATTGGATACCCATCCGCAACTCAAATTGGACACTAAGTTTGCTAGCTAATCTAGTCCGTAACGAAAATAAGATCATCCGGATTTCCAATGCACTTAAAAGTTATAACGAACGGGTCGATGAGGCACAGCAAGGGAGTGATCTGATGGCTGTTCCTCTGTTGCGGTACAAGGAAGGACAATCGTTAGATGCCATTTATGCTGTGCCATCGTTAGGCATTGATCCTGAAAATGGAAAGGAAGTATTCCTTAAAAAAGATGGAACATTGTCTTATGATTGGGATGCGAAGGATATCGATGTCGTGGCGGTGGCAACTCCTAAAATGGAAGGATTTTTTGGCGGAACACTGCGTTACAAGCAATTGATGATGGTGGCATATTTTCAAACGCGATTGGGAGGAAAGACCTATAATCAAACTTTGGTAGATCGGGTGGAAAATGCAGACCCAAGATATAATGTGGATAGCCGCGTCTTGGAAGAGAAATGGAAAAACCCGGGTGATGTATCTTTCTATAAGAGTATTCAAGACCTCGGACAGACGCGTGTCTCCTCGCGATTTATAATGCCAGATCGTTTACTAGCACTTCAATCACTTAATATTTCATATGATGCTGGAAAAGTTTTCACTCAAAAATTGGCATTGTCAAGCTTACGAATGGGATTGGTGGCAAATGATATCTTTCGCTGGTCATCGGTCAAGCAAGAACGTGGGATCAATTATCCTTTCGCGCGGAGTATCTCTTTTACCCTTCAGGCGGGTTTATAA
- a CDS encoding FecR family protein, producing the protein MNLKEEELLIRISSLIVQEMKGEQRAEDRLLLKKWLSESQENQAVYKRCFDQVMQKKSFESLQEFEKNRDFEKIRAKLFTTPVPQQLFSFKRMLPFVAAACMIIALGGVWYYNQTNSSIPSAIQLSQMDRLPAQNRATVTFSDGRQFQLNEHESQVHMDKKGVHYDDGSAVAETQSAQFATIETPRGGVYDVILPDGTRVKLNASTTLRYPTVFAADKREVRVDGEAYFEVAKRKNQPFIVETANQQVSVLGTHFNVNTYGNKSEMKTTLQEGKVQVKELTSGKHLILLPGYQSLVNKGKLISRAVDVNQELAWVDGRFNFDGKSLFEVMDDLSRWYNVDVEYRGEIPDVEFFGGTYRTSKLSTILKILKDQNLHYHFTANGKLIIEKNGY; encoded by the coding sequence ATGAACCTAAAAGAAGAAGAATTATTGATTCGTATTAGCAGCCTCATTGTTCAAGAAATGAAGGGTGAACAGCGTGCTGAAGACCGTTTGCTTTTAAAAAAATGGTTGAGTGAGTCTCAAGAGAATCAAGCGGTTTACAAACGTTGCTTTGATCAAGTCATGCAAAAAAAGTCTTTTGAAAGTTTACAGGAATTTGAAAAAAACAGAGATTTTGAGAAGATAAGAGCAAAATTATTTACAACACCTGTACCTCAACAACTATTTTCTTTTAAACGGATGCTTCCGTTTGTTGCCGCTGCTTGTATGATCATCGCTTTGGGAGGGGTGTGGTACTATAACCAGACCAACAGCTCTATTCCTTCGGCAATCCAGCTATCTCAAATGGATAGGCTGCCTGCTCAAAACCGCGCTACTGTTACTTTTTCGGATGGACGACAATTTCAGCTCAATGAACATGAAAGCCAGGTCCATATGGACAAAAAAGGAGTTCATTATGATGATGGGAGCGCTGTGGCGGAGACACAATCTGCTCAATTTGCAACCATTGAAACCCCTAGAGGAGGTGTTTATGATGTGATATTGCCTGATGGTACGCGTGTCAAATTAAATGCCTCAACGACACTTCGTTATCCTACGGTATTTGCAGCGGATAAACGTGAAGTACGTGTAGATGGTGAAGCCTATTTTGAGGTTGCCAAGCGCAAAAATCAGCCCTTTATCGTTGAAACTGCAAATCAGCAGGTGTCTGTCCTTGGTACACATTTTAATGTGAACACCTATGGTAACAAGAGTGAAATGAAAACCACGCTGCAGGAAGGTAAAGTACAGGTGAAGGAATTAACAAGTGGAAAGCATCTCATCCTATTGCCAGGTTACCAGTCTCTTGTCAATAAAGGTAAGCTAATCAGTCGTGCTGTTGATGTGAACCAGGAACTCGCTTGGGTAGATGGCCGATTTAATTTTGACGGAAAGTCTCTCTTTGAAGTCATGGACGATTTGTCTCGGTGGTATAATGTGGATGTCGAGTACAGGGGCGAGATACCTGATGTTGAGTTTTTCGGTGGAACGTACCGCACTAGTAAACTGAGTACCATATTAAAGATCTTAAAGGACCAGAATTTACATTACCATTTTACAGCAAATGGAAAATTAATCATTGAAAAGAACGGATATTAA
- a CDS encoding RNA polymerase sigma factor, producing MEYTGEKELLEDFSTGKEEACAYLYHRYFARICLFASSFVDETKESEDIAEESFIRLWQSKRNFESLHHLKAALYQTARRLGINYQTSRQRRINRVDAYVRLQDHDQSNQLQEIVYTETMAELYDALKKLPPKAREIVELTYLEGYSNQEVAELLHISIQTVKNQKLRALSLLRKWLSRDSFHYLVSIVFFSSKI from the coding sequence ATGGAATATACGGGCGAAAAAGAATTGCTTGAAGACTTCTCCACAGGAAAAGAAGAAGCATGTGCGTATCTATATCATCGCTATTTTGCTCGAATCTGTTTGTTTGCATCAAGTTTTGTCGATGAGACCAAAGAATCAGAAGATATAGCGGAGGAAAGTTTTATCCGATTGTGGCAAAGTAAGCGCAATTTTGAAAGTTTACATCACCTGAAAGCAGCTTTATATCAAACTGCTCGTCGTCTGGGTATCAATTACCAAACTTCGCGGCAAAGAAGAATAAATCGTGTGGATGCTTATGTCCGTCTACAGGATCACGATCAATCCAATCAACTCCAAGAGATCGTCTACACTGAAACAATGGCAGAGCTATATGATGCTCTTAAAAAACTCCCTCCTAAAGCACGTGAAATCGTGGAGCTGACTTATTTGGAGGGATATAGCAATCAGGAAGTGGCCGAATTGTTACATATCAGTATACAAACTGTTAAAAATCAAAAACTGCGTGCCCTCAGTTTATTAAGAAAATGGTTAAGCCGCGATTCTTTTCATTACCTGGTGTCCATCGTATTCTTTTCTTCAAAAATTTAA
- a CDS encoding carboxypeptidase-like regulatory domain-containing protein — MSRTLIILFLFIPFLTLAQTKYVLKGVVSDENNVHLSHASIVARSLGTDAQPVQFSKTDQDGAFALNFKQKGTIEVVFSRIGYTKVTDTIKIERTLQEIKVNLIKSSTRLSEVKIDYKYQAVQIGKDTIRFMADYFRDGSERKLQDLLEKMPGFSIEDGRVKFQGKIVNITLLENERFFGGGSKIAVENIPADAVDNVEMISRFSENEMMKAVQVNDQLAMNIKLKANKKNFVFGDLETAAGNHESYKEHAALFYYSPNKTGSFIADVNSIGLGSLTKEDITRVQSSELQYFNNTSSNQVLYDYAKSNQRVQSNINKLATINGTTKLLDKRLKVTLYALYSENRVQSLQDIHNNYTFPDSSFFEKRQNRNNQKNGVALANIALKYKRNPYFNVDYTVDFDLTNPRLMQVSTMEVDHIRFSNSQKNESARAYSVKQFLESNWKHSVRRYSTFALQHQFSNHKAQFKLSSDKAFFENTLNFLDENRPGIFRPIKRVENLFNVSLKHYLVLDHRHQLHFELNSQNQILRQEGTTMGVVDSINPNIFNHDQHYRTGNTFLGLYHRFTWRKLNTLISFKEHFLTFDNKKSDSKYENNRLSFQPEIDVNYEIGPSNTVSLKYKQDYLYPKYNEMNPSYWINDYNVIFRGNDSLSGQMQHRIRLYYRNFDIARLRMLYFSSTVQLKNKIKANILPFSTVDQVKGVTLLDRPDFQMMHMIGYSIRIGRFEPEVSSSFLNMKLAQIISNETFDIRQNTFSTSASLGWRKPRYPDIKASWSHTISWQYHIANRRMFTTDKLDLSAKYMVAKSFNIRTDWSFEKAIFDKNQSNPISILANLELEYKKGKSPFSFYTQGFNILGNDRYRVLQLTEYVATEQITYIMPRVFMLGLRYKI, encoded by the coding sequence ATGTCCCGGACCCTCATCATTTTGTTTCTGTTTATTCCATTCCTAACACTTGCCCAAACGAAGTATGTGCTGAAGGGTGTCGTGAGCGATGAAAATAATGTGCATCTCAGCCATGCCAGTATAGTCGCAAGATCACTTGGTACAGATGCTCAGCCAGTCCAGTTTTCAAAGACCGATCAGGATGGAGCTTTTGCTTTAAACTTCAAACAAAAAGGTACAATTGAGGTCGTATTTTCGAGAATAGGATATACAAAAGTAACGGACACCATCAAAATAGAACGAACTCTTCAAGAGATTAAGGTAAATCTGATCAAATCTTCCACGAGACTATCGGAAGTTAAGATAGACTATAAGTATCAGGCGGTACAAATAGGAAAAGATACCATTCGTTTTATGGCTGATTATTTTCGTGATGGATCGGAGCGAAAATTACAGGATCTACTAGAAAAAATGCCTGGTTTTTCCATTGAGGATGGAAGGGTGAAATTTCAAGGTAAGATTGTCAATATCACCCTGCTTGAGAATGAAAGGTTTTTTGGAGGCGGAAGTAAGATTGCTGTAGAAAATATTCCAGCCGATGCAGTTGATAACGTCGAAATGATCAGTCGGTTTTCCGAAAATGAGATGATGAAAGCAGTTCAGGTCAACGATCAGCTTGCTATGAATATAAAACTGAAAGCAAATAAGAAAAATTTTGTTTTCGGAGATTTAGAAACGGCTGCTGGTAATCATGAATCCTATAAAGAACATGCAGCCCTTTTTTATTATTCGCCTAATAAAACGGGGTCATTTATAGCAGATGTCAATTCGATAGGGTTAGGCAGCTTAACAAAAGAAGATATTACCCGTGTTCAAAGTTCGGAATTGCAGTATTTTAATAATACATCATCCAATCAAGTTCTTTATGACTATGCTAAGAGTAACCAGCGCGTACAAAGCAATATCAATAAATTAGCAACCATTAATGGAACAACCAAATTACTTGATAAAAGATTGAAAGTGACACTTTATGCACTTTATTCAGAAAATAGAGTACAATCTTTGCAGGATATCCATAATAACTATACTTTTCCGGATAGCAGTTTTTTTGAAAAAAGACAAAATCGAAATAATCAGAAAAATGGGGTAGCACTGGCTAACATAGCGTTAAAGTATAAACGAAATCCTTATTTTAATGTTGATTACACTGTTGATTTTGATCTTACAAATCCGCGTTTGATGCAGGTATCAACTATGGAGGTCGATCATATACGTTTTAGCAATAGTCAAAAAAATGAATCTGCTAGGGCTTATTCTGTTAAACAATTTTTGGAAAGTAACTGGAAACATTCTGTAAGAAGATATAGCACATTTGCTCTGCAACATCAATTCAGTAATCATAAAGCTCAATTTAAACTATCTTCTGACAAAGCTTTTTTTGAAAACACTCTAAATTTTTTAGATGAAAATAGACCAGGGATATTTAGACCTATAAAAAGAGTAGAAAATCTGTTCAATGTATCATTGAAACATTATCTTGTTTTAGATCATCGGCACCAGTTACATTTTGAGCTGAATAGTCAAAATCAAATCTTGCGACAGGAAGGAACAACCATGGGTGTGGTAGACTCGATTAATCCGAATATTTTTAATCACGATCAGCATTATAGAACTGGAAACACTTTTTTGGGATTATACCATCGCTTCACTTGGCGAAAGTTGAATACTTTAATCAGTTTCAAAGAACATTTCTTAACCTTTGATAATAAAAAATCTGATTCAAAATATGAGAATAATAGATTGAGTTTTCAACCGGAAATTGATGTTAATTATGAAATTGGACCTTCCAATACCGTAAGCTTAAAATATAAACAGGATTATCTTTATCCCAAATATAATGAGATGAATCCATCTTATTGGATCAATGATTATAATGTGATTTTTCGTGGTAATGATAGCTTATCTGGACAGATGCAGCATCGGATTCGTTTGTATTACAGGAATTTCGATATTGCTAGATTGCGGATGTTATATTTCAGCAGTACTGTTCAATTGAAAAACAAAATCAAAGCAAACATACTGCCCTTTTCTACAGTTGATCAAGTAAAAGGAGTCACATTGCTAGATAGACCGGATTTTCAAATGATGCATATGATTGGTTACAGTATCAGGATAGGAAGATTTGAACCAGAGGTTTCCAGCAGCTTTTTAAATATGAAATTAGCCCAGATTATCAGCAATGAGACTTTTGATATTCGCCAAAATACATTTTCAACTTCCGCATCATTAGGTTGGAGAAAGCCAAGATATCCTGATATTAAAGCTTCATGGTCGCACACCATTAGCTGGCAATATCATATTGCCAATAGAAGAATGTTTACAACAGATAAGTTAGATCTTTCGGCGAAGTATATGGTTGCAAAATCATTCAATATCAGAACCGATTGGAGTTTTGAGAAAGCTATTTTCGATAAAAATCAATCCAATCCAATTTCAATTTTAGCGAATTTAGAATTGGAATATAAAAAAGGAAAATCACCTTTTTCCTTTTATACGCAAGGATTCAATATTTTAGGCAATGATCGATATCGTGTCTTGCAATTGACTGAGTATGTTGCTACAGAGCAAATCACTTACATTATGCCTCGTGTTTTTATGCTTGGACTGAGGTATAAAATTTAA
- a CDS encoding GLPGLI family protein: MIRSIFIIFLIFNFTCAVAQELKGSATYAVSKSTDSTNNDSDELMILQAHPFIPEIVAGMEFQMQFDEKQSLFALVKNMALEKIDSKNLRIAEIMIGYKDSTWQDGANSYIFERDLSKGLAKKSVIQKSPHDFNWKIQKESKLIGNYTCYQAIGHIVLGKGNKARQRPVIAWFCPEIPVSFGPINSGGLPGLIFEYQYAGTVFGLTKINWDEQMQVPTLPAKEIVTKQELHDRVKQIAKERGLL, encoded by the coding sequence ATGATACGAAGTATATTTATTATTTTCCTAATATTCAATTTTACATGTGCTGTAGCACAAGAGTTGAAAGGTAGCGCAACATATGCGGTCTCCAAGAGTACTGATAGTACCAATAATGATTCTGACGAACTGATGATCCTGCAAGCACATCCTTTTATACCGGAAATTGTAGCTGGAATGGAGTTTCAGATGCAATTTGACGAGAAGCAATCTCTATTTGCGTTAGTGAAGAATATGGCATTAGAAAAAATTGATAGCAAGAACTTAAGAATTGCTGAAATTATGATCGGTTACAAGGATTCTACTTGGCAAGATGGTGCCAACAGTTATATTTTCGAAAGAGATCTCAGCAAAGGACTTGCCAAGAAAAGTGTTATTCAAAAGTCACCGCACGATTTCAATTGGAAGATTCAAAAAGAATCCAAACTAATAGGTAATTATACTTGCTACCAAGCAATAGGGCATATTGTTTTAGGTAAAGGAAATAAAGCTAGACAAAGGCCGGTGATCGCCTGGTTTTGTCCCGAGATTCCAGTTTCATTTGGGCCGATCAACAGCGGTGGCCTTCCCGGTTTAATTTTTGAGTACCAATACGCAGGCACTGTTTTTGGGTTAACTAAAATTAACTGGGATGAGCAGATGCAGGTTCCGACTTTACCGGCAAAAGAGATCGTAACAAAACAAGAATTACATGATCGAGTAAAACAAATTGCAAAAGAAAGGGGCCTTTTATAA